In Elaeis guineensis isolate ETL-2024a chromosome 1, EG11, whole genome shotgun sequence, a genomic segment contains:
- the LOC140855600 gene encoding uncharacterized protein: MGTGKSHLLHFPLDQPPCHLCSTLSTREKPMGTCVSKCCSNPSPPFDSSPPQDKLVISQSVSTPTNPLSIGLSKVQTIPSSSSSSSSSSSSSSSSSTSSSYSNISDPTYSRSSLKDRSFSNEFLLSCARENPHITVLDPNKHSVTKPKPNKYPVKTSPPPSKLVQGPIKQYIASAKQSLPSKHGRSNSPPMLANRKSMKTELSSAIPPPSRKLSSPSTHWRSTNATIERQRHEVGMSGNAFHFQPAARKEKLLPSGPCNLSSRQISSAEKKRETYMDQIHHTKCEVGENGSRVVFSEHSSRIPLMEDLNNPLISMDCFIFI; encoded by the coding sequence ATGGGAACAGGTAAATCTCACCTACTTCATTTTCCACTAGATCAACCTCCATGTCATCTATGTTCCACTCTCTCAACTAGAGAGAAACCCATGGGAACTTGTGTTAGCAAATGTTGTTCCAATCCTTCTCCCCCTTTTGATTCTAGTCCTCCCCAAGACAAGCTTGTCATCTCTCAGTCTGTTTCCACTCCCACCAATCCCCTCTCCATTGGTCTCTCCAAGGTACAAACgatcccctcttcttcttcatcttcttcatcatcatcgtcgtcgtcgtcgtcatCATCCACATCCTCTTCttattcaaatattagtgatccCACCTATTCTCGGTCTTCATTGAAGGATAGATCTTTCTCCAATGAATTCTTGTTGTCCTGCGCAAGAGAAAACCCTCACATAACCGTCCTCGATCCAAATAAGCATAGTGTCACAAAGCCTAAACCCAACAAATATCCAGTGAAAACATCACCACCACCATCAAAATTAGTTCAAGGCCCAATAAAACAATACATTGCTAGTGCAAAGCAATCACTTCCATCAAAGCACGGGCGTTCTAACTCACCACCAATGCTAGCCAATCGGAAGAGCATGAAGACAGAGCTTAGCTCGGCGATCCCTCCCCCAAGTAGAAAATTGAGCTCTCCATCCACTCATTGGAGATCGACAAATGCGACAATTGAAAGGCAGAGGCATGAGGTTGGAATGTCAGGTAATGCTTTCCATTTTCAACCGGctgcaaggaaggagaagcttcTGCCTTCGGGTCCTTGCAACTTATCAAGCAGGCAAATTTCGAGTgcagagaagaagagggagactTACATGGACCAGATCCACCACACCAAATGTGAAGTGGGTGAGAATGGAAGCAGGGTAGTGTTTTCTGAACACAGCTCCAGGATTCCTCTCATGGAGGACCTAAACAATCCCCTCATATCTATGGATtgctttatttttatttga